In the genome of Amyelois transitella isolate CPQ chromosome 25, ilAmyTran1.1, whole genome shotgun sequence, one region contains:
- the LOC106142754 gene encoding acetylcholine receptor subunit beta-type unc-29: MNAFGLIFMGILQIVKNEESPFSRQSLEEAWEEQLIKDLKSKYTTIEPPNSITEISAHFFLKYFTMGEDETTFTAYSWLVLSWNDERLKWNVTNYQGLSEIVYSSYKFWEPSIRLLNEVDLEDYGLHYGLCRLDKEGDITCVPRILHEAPCHTKLTNWPYDTQNCTLQIGFFTSFGNIVLKKQNKVVSLMGAEYGAEWTILRVYVEHDTVKSPLRQVDKGSQLDLTFLVEREGNGLGAIIVFPTILMTIITLSTFMLSVTENIRLGIICFNLSCHFWFITELSNLIPKHSENSPTILFYLRDSVMINILLVLFSMFLIRLRKKTVPTPSWISSINENVLKSKFSFLIWPRWEAQIKKGISEEKLVFLGQWADFSSIVNCFCLYIVTFVYVYYICVYVPRPSVYNEEQLASSGWVWT, encoded by the coding sequence ATGAACGCGTTCGGACTAATATTTATGGGCATCTTACAAATCGTCAAAAATGAAGAGTCGCCATTTTCGCGACAGTCCTTAGAAGAAGCCTGGGAAGAACAGTTGATCAAggatttaaaatcaaaatatactaCAATAGAACCTCCTAATAGTATAACCGAAATCAGTGctcatttttttctaaagtaCTTTACAATGGGCGAAGACGAGACGACCTTCACAGCTTACAGTTGGCTAGTTTTATCATGGAACGATGAAAGACTCAAATGGAATGTAACAAATTATCAAGGATTATCAGAAATCGTTTACAGCAGTTACAAATTCTGGGAGCCAAGTATACGTTTGCTAAATGAAGTTGATTTGGAAGACTACGGCTTACATTACGGATTATGCAGATTGGATAAAGAAGGTGATATAACTTGTGTTCCTAgaattttacacgaagctccTTGCCATACTAAATTGACCAACTGGCCGTATGATACTCAAAATTGTACACTGCAGATTGGGTTCTTTACTAGTTTTGGTAATATTGTTcttaagaaacaaaataaagttgtAAGTCTAATGGGCGCTGAATACGGTGCTGAATGGACTATATTAAGGGTTTATGTAGAACATGATACTGTTAAGAGTCCTTTAAGACAGGTTGATAAAGGATCGCAGTTAGATTTAACGTTTCTGGTTGAAAGAGAAGGGAATGGTCTCGGTGCTATTATTGTTTTTCCAACAATTTTAATGACGATCATCACATTGAGTACTTTTATGTTGAGTGTTACAGAAAACATACGTTTAGGAATTATATGTTTCAACTTGTCGTGCCATTTTTGGTTTATAACCGAGCTGAGTAATTTAATTCCTAAACACAGTGAAAATTCACCGACAATTTTGTTCTATCTCCGAGATTCTGTGAtgattaacattttattagttttgttttcaatgtttttgattCGTTTGCGTAAAAAAACGGTTCCTACGCCATCTTGGATAAGTTCTATAAATGAGAATGTTTTGaaaagtaaatttagttttctaATATGGCCGCGTTGGGAGGCGCAGATAAAGAAGGGGATATCAGAAGAAAAACTGGTGTTTTTGGGCCAATGGGCCGACTTTTCGAGTATAGTGAATTGTTTCTGCTTATATATTGTCAcgtttgtgtatgtatattacattTGTGTCTATGTACCACGTCCGTCTGTTTATAATGAGGAACAGCTTGCGAGTTCCGGTTGGGTTTGGAcgtaa
- the LOC106142756 gene encoding neuronal acetylcholine receptor subunit beta-4, giving the protein MHTHTLLFLCIFQYVNTEDSNAEKYQEDLLMKYLITKPVTAPNETIEIYAHFGLQFFTFGQDETVFRAFGHLLILWDDERLTWDSSDYAGLAEIVYDSYTFWEPHIRLLNQVDYDEFEYHYGLCRLTNTGHITCLPKIVHEATCHTVVSNWPHDIQNCTLKIGIFGERATIKMRVSDDIVTFILGAEYSAFWTVLNVYQEHSQIDSQLDKMGRGAQIDVTFLLKREGAGLAVAIFVPIITLTIISVYSFLLSSRDLRLGILCFNMLCHFSFLLQISDLIPKHSMDCPTILYYLRGSILVNMFLVMLTIFLSYLRRRTKKIYSMIVSLNDFVFESRARYFVFNLSSEAYPLQDCDQKRTPCSISESRQADLNRPGDNDLNSVNMNSEVKAILKQWNNFADILNSISFYLVIVVYVCFMCLYLPSNPGVEFSKLLTYTYEDLV; this is encoded by the coding sequence ATGCACACTCATACGTTATTGTTCCTGTGTATATTTCAGTATGTCAACACAGAAGATTCGAATGCAGAAAAATATCAAGAAGACTTGCTAATGAAATATCTTATAACGAAACCTGTGACGGCGCCAAATGAAACAATCGAGATATATGCCCATTTTGGTTTACAATTCTTCACATTCGGACAAGACGAGACTGTATTTCGAGCGTTTGgtcacttattaattttatgggACGACGAAAGACTCACATGGGACAGCTCTGATTACGCTGGCCTCGCAGAAATCGTTTACGACAGTTACACATTCTGGGAACCCCACATACGTCTGCTTAATCAGGTTGACTATGACGAATTCGAATACCACTATGGACTTTGCAGACTGACAAATACTGGTCACATCACTTGTTTGCCAAAAATAGTGCATGAAGCCACTTGTCACACTGTCGTCTCAAACTGGCCACACGATATTCAAAACTGCACGCTGAAAATTGGCATTTTTGGAGAACGTGCGACTATCAAAATGAGAGTGTCTGACGATATAGTTACGTTTATTCTTGGGGCAGAATATTCTGCGTTCTGGACAGTTCTAAATGTGTACCAGGAGCATTCTCAAATTGACAGTCAGTTGGACAAAATGGGCAGAGGCGCACAAATAGACGTGACATTCTTGTTGAAAAGAGAAGGTGCAGGGCTTGCTGTTGCTATTTTTGTTCCGATTATTACTTTAACAATCATATCAGTGTACAGTTTTCTTTTAAGTTCACGCGATTTAAGATTAGGAATTTTATGTTTCAATATGCTGTGTCACTTTtcgtttttattacaaatcaGTGATTTAATACCGAAGCATAGTATGGATTGTCCAACAATTTTGTATTATCTTCGAGGCTCAATATTAGTTAATATGTTTTTAGTTATGTTGacgatatttttatcttatctgCGCAGAAGaacgaaaaaaatttattcaatgatTGTGTCTTTAAATGATTTTGTGTTTGAAAGTAGGGcaagatattttgtttttaatttaagtagtgAAGCTTACCCTCTACAAGATTGTGATCAAAAGCGAACTCCATGCTCCATATCAGAAAGCAGGCAAGCAGATTTAAATCGCCCAGGAGATAATGATTTGAATAGTGTTAATATGAATTCCGAAGTCAAGGCTATTTTGAAACAGTGGAACAATTTTGCTGATATACTGAATAGTATTAGTTTTTACTTGGTTATTgttgtgtatgtttgttttatgtgCTTGTATTTACCTAGTAATCCTGGTGTCGAGTTTTCTAAGCTCTTAACGTACACTTATGAGGACTTGGTATAG